From Monomorium pharaonis isolate MP-MQ-018 chromosome 9, ASM1337386v2, whole genome shotgun sequence, the proteins below share one genomic window:
- the LOC118647465 gene encoding secreted RxLR effector protein 161-like, whose protein sequence is MYLAVSTRPDIAHAVSKLSQFNNCHTKIHWGAAKRVLRYLKGTNDVGLVYSVSSDPPEMYTDADWGSCGIDRKSYTGYTFIMSGASVSWESKKQRTVALSSTEAEYMALSDATKEALYVSKLLDELGTTLNGIVIKNDSNGVQKLAMNPVHHARSKHIDIRHHFVRDAVSRNLVTIQHVSTDEMATDILTKGLPRGRHENYMKLLGLTSIH, encoded by the coding sequence ATGTATCTGGCTGTATCAACCAGACCCGACATAGCACACGCCGTCAGTAAACTCAGCCAATTCAACAACTGTCACACGAAGATTCACTGGGGTGCGGCGAAGCGGGTATTACGTTACTTGAAGGGCACTAATGATGTTGGCCTGGTTTATTCTGTTTCTAGCGATCCTCCCGAAATGTATACGGACGCCGACTGGGGCAGTTGCGGCATTGATCGTAAGTCCTACACAGGATACACATTTATTATGAGCGGAGCTTCCGTCAGTTGGGAGTCCAAGAAACAACGAACCGTGGCTTTGTCGTCGACCGAGGCCGAGTATATGGCTCTGTCAGACGCAACCAAGGAGGCTTTGTACGTCAGCAAGCTACTTGACGAACTCGGAACGACTCTGAACGGAATCGTCATTAAAAACGACAGTAATGGCGTTCAGAAGTTGGCGATGAATCCAGTTCACCACGCGCGGTCCAAACACATCGACATCCGACACCATTTTGTGCGGGATGCCGTTAGCAGAAATCTGGTCACGATCCAACATGTGTCCACCGACGAAATGGCAACGGACATACTGACAAAAGGGCTGCCCAGAGGAAGACACGAGAATTACATGAAGCTCCTCGGGCTGACTTCCATCCATTGA